The Podospora bellae-mahoneyi strain CBS 112042 chromosome 7, whole genome shotgun sequence genome includes a window with the following:
- the AOS1 gene encoding E1 ubiquitin-activating protein aos1 (EggNog:ENOG503NZZ3; COG:O), whose amino-acid sequence MEAPTSEPAGNANGTGNTQNLTVPVMQKNTNGSVPAPTSTISNGISADEIALYDRQIRLWGLKAQESIRNANILLITMKALANEIAKNLVLAGINSLTLCDHSPVLPSDVTSQFFLPSDRSPVGTNRAIAASTNIQRLNPRVSINIDTLDIRLKPPSYFSAFDIIIATDLDAPTLNLINTATRLNNRIFYAAGSHGMYGFLFSDLIEHDFIISRSISNVPTVVGPESPTRSIISSSPDPNDPKVENVTKRELFSTWLLASSSPLPAEILKSPRRKKVVTPILSCLRGLWEFESQFGIRPNPNDKAQLAQFTILCGEQHKALGLPAETLRSETLRAFLQNIGGEVSPVAAVLGGQLAQDVINVLGRTQQPIQNFVVFDGERSEAGVYALHPTEGELGRGLLPISGGQQQQQQQQQQQQMGSEEVIDLD is encoded by the exons ATGGAGGCTCCAACCTCCGAACCAGCCGGCAACGCCAATGGCACTGGGAACACCCAGAATCTCACAGTTCCTGTGATGCAAAAGAACACCAATGGGTCTGTTCCAGCACCCACCTCGACCATATCAAATGGCATCAGCGCAG ATGAAATCGCCCTCTACGACCGACAAATCCGCCTCTGGGGTCTCAAAGCCCAAGAATCCATCCGCAACGCCAATATTCTCCTTATAACAATGAAAGCCCTCGCCAACGAAATCGCCAAAAACCTCGTCCTAGCCGGCATCAACTCCCTGACTCTCTGCGACCACTCCCCCGTCCTACCCTCCGACGTCACCTCCCaattcttcctcccctctgACCGCTCCCCAGTCGGTACCAACCgcgccatcgccgcctcaACCAACATTCAACGCCTTAACCCCCGCGTTAGTATTAACATCGACACCCTCGACATCCGCCTCAAACCCCCTTCCTACTTCTCCGCCTTTgatatcatcatcgccaccgaCCTTGACGCTCCCACCCTAAACCTAATCAACACAGCCACCCGCCTCAACAACCGCATATTCTACGCGGCCGGCTCTCACGGGATGTACGGGTTCTTGTTCTCGGACCTCATCGAGCACGACTTCATTATCTCAAGATCTATCTCCAACGTCCCCACCGTGGTAGGACCGGAATCCCCCACAAGATCAatcatctcctccagccccgACCCCAACGACCCCAAAGTCGAAAACGTCACAAAACGAGAACTCTTTTCAACATGGCTACTGGCTAgttcctcccccctcccagcggAAATTCTCAAATCCCCCCGCCGCAAAAAAGTGGTCACCCCTATTTTGTCTTGTCTGCGAGGGCTCTGGGAGTTTGAATCGCAGTTTGGCATTCGGCCCAACCCAAATGATAAGGCGCAACTGGCGCAGTTTACGATTTTGTGCGGGGAGCAGCACAAGGCGCTTGGGCTGCCGGCTGAGACGCTGAGGAGCGAGACGTTGAGGGCGTTTTTGCAGAATATTGGGGGGGAGGTCTCGCCtgtggcggcggtgttggggggGCAGCTGGCGCAGGATGTGATTAATGTGCTTGGGAGGACGCAGCAGCCGATTCAGAACTttgtggtgtttgatggggagaggtCGGAGGCGGGGGTGTATGCGTTGCATCCGACcgagggggagttggggagggggttgttacCTATTAGTGGggggcagcaacagcaacagcaacagcagcagcagcagcagatggGGAGTGAGGAGGTTATTGATTTGGattga